The following proteins are co-located in the Pyricularia oryzae 70-15 chromosome 1, whole genome shotgun sequence genome:
- a CDS encoding mitochondrial phosphate carrier protein produces MAAIKKEAPVASPTGLSLYSKFALSGAVCCSVTHGMVTPLDVVKTRIQLDPQTYNRGMIGGFRQVIQNEGAGALLTGLGPTVAGYFLQGAFKFGGYEFFKAQSINTLGLETASKYRTSVYLASAAAAEFFADIALCPLEATRIRLVSDPSYANGLIGGFTKMLRTEGVGAFYAGFGPILFKQVPYTMTKFVVYEKVAEAIFRVYPKESLSDGMQTVVNLGSGLMAGFAAAIVSQPADTMLSKINKTKGLPGEGTTSRLIKIAKELGLRGSFGGIGARLFMVGTLTAGQFAIYGDLKKALGATGGVEIAK; encoded by the exons ATGGCTGCTATCAAGAAGGAGGCGCCCGTCGCCAGCCCGACCGGCCTGTCCCTCTACTCAAAGTTCGCCCTTTCCGGTGCCGTCTGCTGTTCAGTCACCCACGGCATGGTCACACCTCTTGATGT CGTCAAGACCCGTATCCAGCTCGACCCCCAAACCTACAACCGCGGCATGATCGGTGGCTTCAGGCAGGTTATCCAAAACGAGGGTGCCGGCGCGCTCCTGACTGGTCTCGGTCCCACCGTCGCCGGTTACTTCCTGCAGGGTGCCTTCAAGTTCGGCGGTTACGAGTTCTTCAAGGCCCAGAGCATCAACACCCTGGGTCTCGAGACCGCCAGCAAGTACCGCACCAGCGTCTACCTggcctctgccgccgccgccgagttcTTCGCCGACATCGCCCTCTGCCCTCTTGAGGCCACCCGTATCCGTCTCGTCTCGGACCCCtcgtacgccaacggccTGATTGGTGGTTTCACCAAGATGCTTCGCACCGAGGGTGTTGGTGCTTTCTACGCCGGTTTCGGCCCCATCCTGTTCAAGCA GGTCCCCTACACCATGACCAAGTTCGTCGTCTACGAGAAggtcgccgaggccatcTTCCGCGTCTACCCCAAGGAGTCCCTCTCCGACGGCATGCAGACCGTTGTCAACTTGGGCTCTGGTCTCATGGCCGGtttcgccgccgccatcgtcTCGCAGCCCGCCGACACCATGCTGAGCAAGATCAACAAGACCAAGGGTCTGCCCGGTGAGGGAACCACCTCCCGCCTGATCAAGATCGCCAAGGAGCTCGGCCTCCGTGGCTCTTTCGGTGGTATCGGTGCCCGTCTCTTCATGGTTGGTACCCTGACCGCCGGTCAGTTCGCCATCTACGGTGACCTGAAGAAGGCTCTTGGCGCCACTGGTGGTGTTGAGATTGCCAAATAA
- a CDS encoding alcohol dehydrogenase: protein MMGTWISPTSMIGRALPIVYCARNNTVAATALAEPAQRLPAAADPSTEALECKSHLQRTMHWYHLLSLVAAATASASACDAVENEYDYIVVGSGPGGGPLAANLARAGYSTLLLEAGDDQHANPNISIVTNFELAGNDPSTRWDFFVRHSDDPAQALKYKRLTWRNPDGSFYVGLDPPEGAEQLGIYYPRAGTLGGCSQHNAGIVFLPYDDDWNLVANLTGDASWEAPKMRRLFERLENNRFLPRGTPGHGFDGWLDTINTPGDFADGDNDGRQVALAFANSLNISTANLSEALARDINGIEPDRDQELGFYSFVWHADEFMNRSSPNSYVRATLEDAEEFPLTLKLESLVTKILFDEEADTPTAVGVEVLEGRHMYSADPNYNKDVKGKVIQYRAKKEVIISGGTFNSPQILKLSGIGPAEELSKFGIPLVKDLPGVGENMADNYEAGVMSLKQGEPLNAGGWQTLLLRTPSAVDERRNIFAWCGGFSFEGFWPGFPEDYGPQQYECALVHMNPKSQAGYVRLRSADPQDVPEINTNFFAQGRDQDLTEMLDAIEFLRDGVHENTGPWEELHPCPGVNSTCSDEVQKEYIHDQVYSHHATSTCRIGADDDPMAVLDSKFRVRGVNNLRVVDASSFPVVPGAFPVVPTMMLAEKASDDILGDAEGAAEV from the exons ATGATGGGGACCTGGATTTCACCTACTAGCATGATCGGCAGGGCGCTGCCGATAGTATATTGTGCTAGAAACAACACCGTTGCCGCCACCGCTTTGGCTGAACCGGCCCAA CGACTGCCGGCTGCAGCAGACCCATCCACTGAGGCTCTTGAGTGCAAGTCACATCTCCAACGGACTATGCATTGGTACCATCTACTTTCGctggtcgccgccgccacggcgtcggcgtcggcctGTGACGCGGTCGAGAACGAGTATGACTACATTGTGGTAGGGTCCGGCCCCGGCGGAGGTCCGTTGGCGGCGAACCTCGCGCGGGCGGGCTACTCGACGCTGCTGCTCGAGGCGGGCGACGACCAGCACGCCAACCCCAACATCTCCATCGTCACAAACTTCGAACTGGCGGGCAACGACCCCTCGACGCGCTGGGACTTTTTCGTCAGGCACTCGGACGACCCGGCCCAGGCCCTCAAGTACAAGCGGCTGACGTGGCGCAACCCCGACGGCTCCTTTTACGTCGGCCTCGACCCGCCAGAGGGCGCCGAGCAGCTCGGCATATACTACCCGCGCGCGGGGACGCTGGGCGGCTGCTCGCAACACAACGCGGGCATCGTGTTTTTGCCGTACGACGACGACTGGAATCTGGTGGCGAACCTGACTGGCGATGCGTCGTGGGAGGCGCCCAAGATGAGAAGGCTCTTTGAGCGTCTGGAGAACAACCGCTTCCTCCCCAGGGGTACGCCCGGGCATGGGTTCGACGGGTGGTTGGACACCATCAACACCCCGGGCGACTTTGCCGACGGGGACAATGACGGCAGGCAGGTTGCTCTGGCCTTTGCAAACAGCCTCAACATCTCGACGGCCAACCTATCGGAGGCCCTGGCGCGCGACATCAACGGGATTGAGCCTGATCGCGACCAAGAACTCGGTTTCTATTCGTTCGTGTGGCACGCGGACGAGTTTATGAACCGAAGCAGCCCAAACAGCTACGTGCGGGCCACGCTCGAGGACGCCGAGGAGTTCCCACTGACGCTCAAGCTCGAGAGCCTCGTCACCAAGATCCTGTTCGACGAGGAAGCCGACACGCCTACCGCAGTTGGCGTCGAAGTCCTCGAGGGGCGGCACATGTACTCGGCCGATCCCAACTACAACAAAGACGTCAAGGGCAAAGTCATTCAGTACCGCGCCAAGAAGGAGGTCATCATCTCGGGCGGCACCTTCAACAGCCCGCAGATCCTCAAGCTGTCAGGCATCGGCCCGGCCGAGGAGCTGAGCAAGTTCGGCATCCCACTGGTCAAGGACCTCCCCGGCGTGGGCGAGAACATGGCCGACAACTACGAGGCCGGTGTGATGTCGCTCAAGCAGGGCGAGCCGCTGAACGCGGGCGGGTGGCAGACGCTGCTGCTCCGGACGCCGTCGGCCGTCGACGAGCGGCGCAACATCTTTGCGTGGTGCGGCGGCTTCTCGTTCGAAGGGTTCTGGCCGGGCTTCCCCGAGGACTACGGCCCACAGCAGTACGAGTGCGCGCTGGTGCACATGAACCCCAAGTCGCAGGCGGGCTACGTGCGTCTGCGGTCTGCGGACCCGCAGGACGTGCCCGAAATCAACACCAACTTTTTCGCGCAGGGCCGCGACCAGGACCTGACCGAGATGCTCGACGCCATCGAGTTCCTGCGCGACGGCGTGCACGAGAACACGGGCCCGTGGGAGGAGCTGCACCCCTGCCCCGGCGTCAACAGCACCTGCTCAGACGAGGTGCAGAAGGAGTACATCCACGACCAGGTCTACAGCCACCACGCGACGTCGACGTGCAGGATCGGGGCCGACGACGATCCCATGGCGGTGCTGGATTCCAAGTTTCGCGTCAGGGGCGTCAATAACCTGAGGGTCGTCGATGCGTCTTCATTCCCCGTGGTGCCGGGTGCGTTTCCGGTGGTGCCCACCATGATGCTGGCGGAGAAGGCATCGGACGATATCCTTGGCGATGCTGAAGGTGCTGCCGAGGTGTAA
- a CDS encoding arabinan endo-1,5-alpha-L-arabinosidase A, which yields MFQLKALVCSLLAVLALPHLASGYANPGACSGQCWTHDPAVVRRDDGVYFRFSTGSKIGIWKAPALEGPWTYQGAAIPAGSRINLPGRDDLWAPDVAKVGSQYIMYYSVSTFGSQNSAVGYATSPSMEFNSWTDRGATGLQSRPGNTYNAIDANYIQARGGTGERVLNFGSFWGGIHQVALDGAGTQVGSGGAAPLGLQFQPAGTHASEGPFMFERQGWYYLFWSEGVCCGFDKNLPAPGAEYKIRVCRSQNFRGPFVDRNGVDCRNGGGTTVLESHGFVYGPGGQGIMTDPKKGTILYYHYADRRGAIGDGDKKFGWNVVNWGGGWPSV from the exons ATGTTCCAACTCAAAGCTCTGGTGTGCTCGCTGCTGGCCGTCCTGGCCCTGCCCCATCTGGCCAGCGGCTATGCGAACCCCGGCGCCTGCTCCGGTCAGTGCTGGACCCACGACCCGGCAGTGGTCCGCCGCGACGACGGCGTCTACTTTCGCTTCAGCACGGGGTCCAAGATCGGCATCTGGAAGGCTCCGGCCTTGGAGGGTCCGTGGACGTACCAGGGTGCCGCCATTCCCGCTGGCTCGCGCATCAACCTCCCCGGCCG AGATGACCTCTGGGCCCCCGACGTAGCCAAAGTCGGCAGCCAGTACATCATGTACTACAGCGTATCCACCTTTGGCTCGCAAAACTCGGCCGTCGGGTACGCGACCTCGCCCAGCATGGAGTTCAACAGCTGGACGGACCGCGGCGCGACGGGGCTGCAGTCGCGGCCCGGGAACACGTACAACGCCATCGACGCCAACTACATCCAGGCGCGCGGCGGCACGGGCGAGCGCGTCCTCAACTTTGGCAGCTTCTGGGGCGGCATCCACCAGGTGGCGCTCGACGGCGCCGGGACGCAGGTGGGGTCGGGCGGTGCGGCGCCGCTGGGCCTGCAGTTCCAGCCGGCCGGCACGCACGCCAGCGAGGGCCCCTTTATGTTTGAGCGCCAGGGCTGGTACTACCTCTTTTGGAGCGAGGGCGTCTGCTGCGGCTTCGACAAGAACCTGCCCGCGCCCGGCGCCGAGTACAAGATCCGCGTCTGCCGGAGCCAGAACTTCAGGGGCCCGTTTGTCGACCGCAACGGCGTCGACTGcaggaacggcggcggcacgacCGTCTTGGAGAGTCATGGGTTCGTCTACGGGCCTGGAGGCCAGGGCATCATGACTGATCCGAAAAAGGGCACCATCCTCTACTATC ACTACGCCGATCGTAGAGGTGCCATTGGCGATGGTGACAAAAAGTTTGGCTGGAACGTGGTCAACTGGGGCGGAGGATGGCCTAGTGTTTGA
- a CDS encoding acetylornithine aminotransferase, protein MAFRFVAHRIPANLALRSGSPIRFYSQAAAAFAAKANETQQASKLSNPDPAEDSASAALVREHAPFMVATYSRPSPVFVRAKGSYLWDMEERRYLDFTAGIAVTGLGHCDPQVSDILAEQGSTLMHTSNLYYNPWTLALSKALVEKTVASGGMHDAKSVFVCNSGSEANEAAIKFARKVGKVVDPSGNKTEIVSFANAFHGRTMGSLSATHNPKYQEPFAPMVPGFKCGTYNDIAAIPDLVTEKTCGVIVEPIQGEGGVQVATDDFMVALAKRCREVGALLIHDEIQCGMARTGSLWAHGRLPKEAHPDMVTTAKALGNGFPIGAIIVNGHVTEKIKVGDHGTTYGGNPLACRLAHHVLERLSNPKLHESVMGKGAVLARGLAQLRQKHSELISEIRGRGLILGLQLTQDPAPIVAAARERGLLIITAGHNTIRFVPSLLISESEIQQGLSILDEAIVASKQAS, encoded by the exons ATGGCTTTCCGTTTTGTCGCGCACAGGATACCCGCCAATTTGGCATTGCGCTCCGGTTCTCCTATCAGGTTTTACTCGCAAGCGGCGGCCGCCTTTGCGGCAAAGGCCAATGAAACACAG caggccagcaaaCTGTCGAACCCTGACCCCGCCGAGGACTCCGCGTCCGCTGCACTCGTCCGCGAACATGCCCCCTTTATGGTCGCCACATACTCGCGCCCTTCGCCGGTCTTCGTCCGCGCCAAGGGTTCCTACCTGTGGGACATGGAAGAGAGGAGGTACCTAGACTTCACCGCCGGCATTGCCGTCACCGGTCTGGGCCATTGCGACCCCCAAGTGTCCGACATCCTCGCTGAGCAGGGCAGCACCCTGATGCACACATCAAACCTATACTACAACCCCTGGACTCTCGCACTCTCCAAGGCGCTCGTTGAGAAGACGGTGGCCTCGGGAGGCATGCACGACGCCAAGTCGGTGTTTGTGTGCAACTCGGGCTCGGAAGCCAACGAGGCCGCCATCAAGTTCGCCCGCAAGGTCGGCAAGGTCGTTGACCCGTCCGGTAACAAGACCGAGATCGTGTCTTTTGCCAATGCCTTCCACGGTCGTACCATGGGCAGCCTGTCGGCCACGCACAACCCCAAGTACCAGGAGCCCTTTGCCCCTATGGTCCCCGGGTTCAAGTGCGGCACCTACAATGACATCGCCGCCATCCCGGACCTGGTCACTGAAAAGACTTGTGGTGTTATCGTCGAGCCAATTCAGGGCGAGGGTGGTGTCCAGGTCGCAACCGATGACTTCATGGTGGCGCTCGCTAAGCGCTGCCGCGAGGTTGGCGCCCTGCTCATCCACGACGAGATCCAGTGCGGTATGGCCCGTACCGGCTCTCTGTGGGCACACGGCCGGCTGCCCAAGGAGGCTCACCCGGACATGGTGACGACGGCAAAGGCCCTTGGCAACGGCTTCCCCATTGGCGCTATTATTGTCAACGGGCACGTGACAGAGAAGATCAAGGTCGGAGACCACGGCACCACGTACGGTGGTAACCCCCTTGCCTGCCGTCTGGCACACCACGTACTGGAGAGGCTTTcaaaccccaagctgcacgaGAGTGTTATGGGCAAGGGTGCCGTGCTCGCACGCGGGTTGGCTCAGTTGAGGCAGAAGCACTCTGAGCTTATCTCGGAGATCAGGGGGAGGGGTTTGATCTTGGGCTTGCAGCTGACGCAGGACCCAGCGCCTATAGTCGCTGCTGCCAGGGAGAGGGGATTGTTGATCATTACGGCTGGGCATAACACCATCAGGTTCGTGCCTAGCTTGCTGATCTCGGAATCTGAGATCCAGCAAGGTCTGAGCATATTGGACGAAGCCATCGTCGCCTCGAAGCAAGCGTCATAG